A segment of the Myripristis murdjan chromosome 20, fMyrMur1.1, whole genome shotgun sequence genome:
TCTAAGTTGGTCCCATTTACGAGGCCACAGGCCATCTTTTGGCCCAGGGTGTGGTCCAGTGGGTACTGGTAAGGGGCAAACACAGGGGTTTTGCCAAAACTGTTTTTGAGCTGAGATCATAGCACTCTAACTAGCAGAGGAAGTTCACTTTTTATGGTGCATGTCACCCCAGAGTCTGCCTGCAAAAAACGGGAAAGAGGTTATGCAGCAAAGGCATGGACTAATTCAGTTTGATAATGGGCTTTTCTTCAGGAATTGCttcacctatttttttttttttttttttttagacaattcTGAAGGAGAGATGGCATGGAGATTATAGTGCTAGTGGAAATagcaaataaagtaaaaattcCATCAAGCAATTGAagatgtgattttttcccctggaCAGTTAGAGGTTCTTTTTTGGGAACATTCCTTGAAATTATACAAGATGAGCACTTTTGCTTTCATTACTGTAACACAGGATGACATCTTGAGGAGATCATGTTAAAACCACAAGGCTGCAAAAAACATACCAGAATTACCAGAGTGCTTATCATACAATGCTGTTTAACAGAAGGAAATAAAATCAACCTTGCATCATTTCCAGCCTCCTGGCAAAGTTTAGATATGTTTCTAGACCTTCATGCCAACAAGGCCAGGGTAAAATTAAATGCCGACCTCTGCTAAGTTTAAGAGCCTCTTACTGGTTTCATGCTATtcagaaaaatctttttttttttttcttttttttttcacacagacagagcaagTCAAACTGAGTTGGCTCAGCTGACTAAAACACTTTTATTcagttcaactttattgtcatcatACTATGCCAGACCATGTGCAATAAAAAGTGGACATACAGGTAGAGCAAGATCATTTataatttcaataataataataataaaaaaaagtccatgaCACTGGGAAGAAAATAGGTTAAAGCCAGAAAGAACATGTTTGATAGATACTGGAGTGACTGATGGGAAATCACCACATGCATATGGAAAGCTACTGGGTATGGagtaatgcacatatttacagGTTTGTCTCAACACAGCCTTTTTTCTGATCTCTTTGTCTGGGCCAGACTTGTTAATTAAATAtgatttaataatataataaataatctttgacatatatttgaaaatatttaaaacaataaaatccaaTCTAATATTGGCCCAACAAGTTCAAAGCCCACAGTTGTCACTTTGCTCCTCTGTTGGCAATTGAGAATGGATTTAGGACCTCCCTGGATTTTGATGACATCATCGAGGTATTAAACTTATCGAAAGTCAGGTAAAAGCAACTATAAATCTAAGTTTTCCATTTAAATACCTTAATCTGAATAAGTGAAAAATCAAATtataattaaatgtaaaatgcattggtaacactttacaataagagtacaacaattaacgttagttaatgccgtaataaacattacgtaacaggtaataaacattaagtaacagttaagtaaccattaactaatgtgtctaagaatcatgtactaatgctgttcatgctaaggtattaatttatatattatttaagggttattgtagatattattaacattagtaaatgccataataatcattaaccaacagttaattaaccattacggcattaactaacgttaagtaatgttaattgttgtactcttattgtaaagtgttaccaatgtaTTTAAATAACTGTATAACATAGAGCTATACATTCTactataaataaatgactaaccATTTACATATTACTATGGTGTGCTTGGTGGTTGCTTGgatgttgctaggtggttgctaaggtgttctGGATGGTTGCTTGGCAGTTActatggtgttgtgggtggttgtAAGGGTATCACTAGGCAGTGGCTGTGGTTATGAATATCGAAATATAAACAGATAAGCCAAAATATATACCTAACTAAATTAATGAGCATAAGAATCATGTGGCAGTTAGgagtcattttgtttgtttaccaaatatcaaaatgtgtgtgtaggggggccCAAAAAACACAGTCTGCTTAATGTAGTCTATCCATTTAATCCGGATCTGCTCTTTGTGTCTCAGAGGCCAGGCTGTGGTGTTTTCCAAGGCTACGTTTGCTCAGATGTCGCTTTAGCCATTTGCTGAAAGCAGTGAACTTCACACATAGATACTAGAAATGCTCCATATGCTGTCTGTAGGGACTTGACTGGAATCACCCCAACACTGAGCAAATTATACCCATTTTTCCTAACTTTCCTGAGCTCAGAAACTGACCACAGGGGTATATTCCATTCCACGTGTTACATATTACATTATTGCATATGATACAGTGCAAATCTGGtttccattacagtttttctcttgATTTGTCATCATGATCCCAAAAAGACATGCCTATTGAATAACATAATCCTAATCAGGCTTGTTATCGCagtgcattttccattttccatttcttttaagCTTTTTCAACAGACTGCATAATGTATGCGGTGCCTCAACCCAGTAGTTGAGGGAAGCATAAACAATTGAAGAGCCTAAACCCTCAGCTCCCAGCATGCAAACTGTCAGTAACGTAAACACACCACATCACACGGGTAGCGGGTTGCTGCAACCTatgtgctgctgcagtcacTGAGGCACAGCATGTTAaagctgttgtttgtgtttcgCATGCACCTCCTGACTCCTAAACCGCGATTTCATTTGTGATTTCAATTGTAAGCGTCATTGTTTCATATGAGCAAAGCAAAATGATCCGGCACAGTTTATGGTTGTAAAGTTTTAATATGTGTTTAATTATAAGGGGAGTGGATGGAAGGCggtatttcatatatatatatataaaaatccCACATAGTTGAAGTAAACATCTGCGTTATTCCCACTCTGGGATTTGTTACCCGGCATATTGCTGCAATGAGAACACTGGTGCGCAAAACAGGATTTATTATTCATATCCATACCACAAACCAGCTTCTGACCGTCTGTGGAACCACAACTCCCCAAAATCCAGAAATGCATCTTCTGTTCCAGTCTTCCCCTGTGGACAGTGATTTCTTAGGAAGTCTCCATAGTCTTTTCTATCAAGAACTTCGAGGAAAAAACCCCAAGGCTAAAAGAGAAACTGTTGGAACCCACAGCTGTTTCCTCACTAACCATAAATAACTCTTGGTGGGAGAAAGTTCTCAGTGAAGTTAATTGAAATGCTGGGTCACTCAAAGTTCAAAGGTGAAAGTGCTCAACAATTTCTCCTATTTCTTCtactatgtattttttttctttccagtcTATTTAATAAACATTTGGAGCATTGGTGTTTCCTGCTTCAAGCTTAATGTGATTAAATGCAGCTTGTACAGACAAATGATGCCATAACGAATCTACTGTCAGCTACAGATCCTGTCACGATTTGTCGATAAGAAGACAACCCACATAAGCTTCAGCATGGTCCATTAACTTTTCCAGGTTATTGTGTATAAGTTCTTTTGCATTTCCTACATTAACTTTTCCAACCACTACTTTCCTAACTATAGCACTTAGAGCAGTGTTGTGTCATACATTTTCCAGAAACCTCGGAAAATTGTGTCATCCATTCAGTCTGTGCCAGCTCATCACAAATAACAAAGGACATGCAATTACCATAATTCGAAGTATTTCGTAAATGTCTGGGATGTTGCAGCATTCTATTTTAATGGGGAAAAATGTTGCATCACCCAAGTTATTTGTGTGTTGGTGGCATTGTTAAACCAGACCTTATGCGTCATCCCTCAGTTTGGTTGGCCTCATGTTTTAGTTTTGTAGGCTTATTGCTCAGCAATATCCGTGATCACACTTACATCAGAGCCTGCCCGAAGTGTCTTTGTGTCTGAGAATAATTGCACAACAGCACTTTGTTATACACTTCCAGAAAAGAGgggtaataataaaaaaatatgtgctgATATGCTGCTTTCTTGCCCCACAGAAAAAGTAGAGTCAAGCTAATAGTTGCTGCAAAACTGAGAGCTGCTCCAGAGTGCAttagaagcagcagcagggataCTGAGCATaaccctctctcctccagtccTGCCCTGCACTCAGTCTCAAAGCAGCGACTCACTGCTGTGTGATAGAAAAAAAGCTTGAGAAAACAGTGTTAAATGAGTTCTCTAGGTCACACCCAAGGTTAACTGCTTCAGGTTAGGTGGAGAAAATAATACGTTCTCATAAACCCCAAATACCTTTCCATGTTATCCCCCATAAGGACATCTGTATTTGATGTAATCAACCCAATTCTTTGCTCTACTGGCCAGAgttttgaaggaaaacaaaccacaTTTATGTTTAAGGTCTGAAAAAGTCTGAGAAAatggtaaaattaaaaaaaaaaaaaaaaaaaaaaaaacgtattctgttttgttttgtttttggaggggCTGACAATTAGACAGTGAATGCTTCAAATAAACTAAAGTGAAACTACTGTGAAATTCACCAGGAATGATAGTTTTTACATGAATTAGAATGACTGCTTATGAGCTTTGACATGAGTGCATAAAAATTTATAGCTGTAAAGTGTCATACTGTAGTTTGGGGGTTTTGGAACATCAGGTTGCCGACATGTGTTTAATGCAACACAGTCTGTTTGAGGGCCCCTGGTGTTTGGTGTCCAATCGATCTGGTGATTCATGAAGCTGTGGTAAGTGTTAAATATCCGGTAATCAGTTGCATTTCTGCCTCAtgagaaaagcagcaaaaaacaacaaaaaaaaaaacagaagtaaatACCGTATACACAACaacatcactttgtttttatttgtgtgtttccatggaCTCTATTTGCACAATTATAGCATAGCTCACAGAGTTTGCGTCTTTGCATGACTAAGTGTTTTATTAGTTCACAGTATTAGTGCAAAAGTAGAACATTTAATTGGTTTTTCACATAACTGACTGGCACTTTATACGAGAAGAGCTGagatcccttttttttttttatcccattctgactttattttttggcttgaaaaacacaaccaaagaGCCTTCAGAGGAAGAAGCACCAAAGTCCCATCATTAATAAGCATGTGCTATGGAACTACATTCTCCGACATTAGGCCTGCCAAATGAATCATGTGACAGTTATAGCACTGTTAAACCTAACCTCAAGTCCAAAAACTCTATTCAGATTTCCTTAAGTTGCACACTGCCTTGACAATGCTAAAGCACTTaaactctgaaaacagaaaacatacactgcaaaaaaatcccatcttaacaagccatttaaaCTGAGGCTGCCAATGAAGTGGGATAATTAGGGTAGGGTGGataatttttgcagtgttgattCATTTTCAGTGCCCTAAAGTCAGTTCCTGTATCCCAGTCAAGTCATTTTCTCTATTCCAATTTGACATGTGTTGTGAACCTACATAATGACTTGACCATGTGACGTGCATGAGTTCTGGAGAAAGTAGACACTTTTACCAAGATGCCTCTATTTAAGATCTTTTTACGGTTATAGTGTTGACACAGCAGCTACTTTACAATCTGGTGTCTTTGCTACAATAGCGAAGTTAAATGTTTACATCCTGCCGTCCCGTATTTGACTTCCCACTGATGATCAAACTCATCAAATGACAGTATACTGCATTAGAGTTGATGCACAGCACCGTTAACGGGAATCCAAACAGAAATCAAGGCTTTATCTAACTGCAGTATTGCCGTGTTGTTGTGGCTACACTGTTGGTTAACACAGCAGTGAAGATAACTCAGCCTACGTTCACTGTCCAGTTGATATAAAGGAATGCAAAGTAAGTATGTTcagatgaaaatatgttttaatgtaaaaaaagaggaaaaaaatgcaaaatattatcTCTCTTTGCAGTCATAGTATCACTTGCAGGTGTGTAATTCCCAGTGCCTAGATTACAGTAGCATGCATTAAAACCTGAGTTTGTACCAAAATATACAGCATCATCAGACACTAATATTGGAGGAAATCATATGGCATAATATGTGAGTGTTGGAGCAGGTATTAGGTTTGTTCATTTGGCTTGTACAGTGGGTCATTCTTTAGTGAAATGCTGACTCCCTCTTGTGGACAAGAGTGGGAAAGTACATGAAAGTAGTAATCTAACCAAAAACACCACCAGCCTAAAGAGCtgtgaaattcattttcattatgcCATTGAAAATATTACTACAATCacattatattttgtttagttagaacacacacacacatacacacacacatgcacacgtgcagGCACACTGCTAtgctgacaaataaataaataaatgaataaaagtcagTAAATAATACATTTGAATATCTTGGCTACAGAACCATCACATTCCATGACTCCTTCAGTTTGAACACAATATAACTACAAGCGTattgttatataaataaataacttcacAATTCTAATTAGGACCAAATCAGACAAATACAATGGGTCGATCACTTTTGCACTCGTATCATCATGCCACTGgtctttgttttcacagcttgTGTGTTGACAGCATATGCCTGCaatggtgtttttcttttggcttGTTATGTGGTCGATGGGTGAAAGCTTCCaattcaagcattttttttgttctaaacTGAGGGTTTTGGGCCCAGTGACcacaatgtaaacacacaaagactATGTCACAAACATAATCTAAAAACACCCCACTGTGTACTCACAACCCTCACCAGATTCCTTTTCAGAAACAGCAACGTGTTCTAACATCCAACCTGAGTAGTTAAGACTAAAACAAACTCTCTATTCCATTGTTCATGTTAGATTAACGCATTTTGGAACCGCTTGGTCCTTTCGCTAAACTAGCCATTTGAAAGGTGTACTAGATTAGGACAGTTAGGGCAGATCACCATGGCTTTATGGCCTTGTTCCTCCAGGAATGTTGTTTGCTGGCTGCGAAATCCTACTCGGCTCCTAGTTGTTAGAACTCTCAAAGAACATGAAATCCTGTAGAGAGGCAAGTCAGAAAGAAAGATGGTTTTAAGAAAATTAAGCACTGGAATGACTTTGCTCTAATGCTTAACTGAAGTAAAAATGACAGAATTTTTCTATCACTGCCAAATCTACAGTGAAAGCACATTACAGTTTGAGCAGTGAAGTTCAACTTGTGCTACTACAGTAGCTGCAACAAACTGTTTTGCATACGGGGTGATTTGGGAGGTTTCAGGACACGTTTTCCACAAAATGTTGGCTAACTAGTAATTGGTAGGTAGATGGCATTTCTAACAAGCAGTCAAGAGGAAATACATCATTCTCTGTGGAAAGCAGGCCACATGAGGCATCTGCAGCTGCGATGACCACATTTTTTAGCGGCTTACTAAACTACTGCTGATGAGCCACATGGAAATCCTAAAACTGGTACCTTTTAAAAATATGCTAAAATTACAGTTAATCCTGTCAGTTATTTGATGATATGAATCATATAGGACTACTGGAATGATGATTGCCACACTTACAATGAGAAAACATGCACCAATCATCACAGCCTTCATCCTCACATCCAGATCCATGGGAAACTGGATACCAAAGTTGTCTGAGTCTGTGAAGGCCTCCCGGAGAAGGCCCGTCCACTGCTTACTGATTTTTCCAATCTTACTGGTTTCATCCATCGTCAAAATCTGAGGAAAGAGCCACAGTGAACATATGCTGAATTGTGTGGTACTAGGATGCAGATCAGTCCCTAACTTGTTTGGTTTCATTGGAGGGAGATCATAGGACAAttcataatgccatgcaatccCAGCCACATAAGCAATGGCTTCCTTTTAGTTTGCCCAATTCTGACTTCAAAGCTGCTAGGGAGGAACTGGCCACGGTAATACCATGCTTCAGTTAGCCCTGCTCTGGGTCTTGTGAAAGGTCTGTATCACTGACCCGAATCGCCTTCACAGCTCAATCTAATAAAAGCAGCTAAGCCACGGAACAATGGCCACACTGTACCACACAAGCGCGTGCCCTGTACGACAGCTTCAACTGGGCCACAACCTGCCctgattagaaacatatttcCTGCTTGACAAAAGAGCGGGACGAGGATCTCTTACTAAAAATGCCCCGAGGGCCAGAATATtactgtgtatgtgttatgttttCACAAATGTAATGAGTTTCTGTGTTTGGATAAACCTACCTCAAAGTCAACATCTGGAAGGCAGCTCCATCCACAGAAGGGTCCATGGATCTTCAGCACAGGCTCTCTGTGTTCGTTCTCAACGATGAATTTAGGCGAGAACGGGTGCCACTGTTGTAGAACGTATCCCACTATGTTACCCGGGGGCGCCTGCACCTCCAGCTGAGTAAAGGGTTGTGGTAGAGCAGAATGTGATTGGTTTAGGGTAGTCATATCCTcagaggaaatgtttttttttttttttttttttttttcagtaaaagaCACATAAAACTGGAATATATTAAGAGGAAATAACAATATACATGGTGAAATTTACATTAAATGTGTGGCTGGAGCAGACTGAAGAGAACAGCTTTTCCACATAATATCAGCAAGTTTAGGAGAAGTTCCCCCACCTCTTGTAGACAACAAGGGAAGAAGCAGGACATGCACTTCAGCGGCCTGGTGACAGTGATGATCTCTTGTCCATAGTTATCGAGGACGCGGATGGTGAAGGAGCGCAGGGGCCCGCAGCACTGTCGGCTCAGACAGTCGTTCTCCTCCACGGCGTAGTACACATTCTGTCCCATGACGTTACGCACTTCATACTTGTTGTTACTCTCGAAACCAACAAGGGCTGCATGTATGAACAATATGTGGACAACTTTTAACACTAAAACAACTACATATCGCCCATGCCTTCTAAATAGAGATGTGCTTAAGTCCAGTTTTTCAAGGCCTTTATTTAAAACAGGCTGTACTGTGGGTAAGCTTAAGAAAGAGGAAGTTTCTTGGATCCAAATAATAGATGTTTAATCAGTTTCCTCTTAGATTAAGTGAAAGGGTAAAGAGAAATGTAAATTAGGGTTCTGGTCTGTTCTATACAAGCCTGCAGCAATTGtctacttttcattttctgtgtgattACATATTTTAGATAAATTATGAAACTTTAATAGGGCATATTTAAGAGTGATTTCCATGATAAGCCTAGTGACTAGTCGACTACTGGACCACACTGGCCCATCCCTCCCTCGAAACAGAAGCAGCAGTAGTAAGATGTTTACTAACCTTCAATGATCTCAACTTTCTGTTTGATGAGGAGCTGATCCACCTACATAAGAAGATGAACACGTGCAATGGATTTTAAAGTCTGAACCAACCAAGAAATCtctgaacatatttttttttctttcatttgcagCAACTTCATGTTTGCAGGGGCCGTGAGGGGAAAGTTTATTAGCATACATCTGCTCATACCCAGGAGCctgtcagtaaaaaaaacagtgcGGAGACCACAGTGCGGCTAAAATAGAGCGGTTGCTGATAATATCTCCTGGATACAGTGATGATCACTGTTAAAGGAGGGGAAAGTACTTCGTTACTGCAAATGAATACTTAATAGGCTATGAGACCAAACTGGAGGCTGTATTAATTAAAAGCAGAttgtgcagtttcaaatgggattGCATCCCACCTTGTTTTGATGTGATAAAGAATGATGAACTCCATCCAATTCGCAAAAGATTGTAACTAAGAAATGcatcaggagttcaggacaacttGTTTACctcatcataacccaaaatataagagaaTTTGCTCcgttgtttatgttttgtgtgcatgtgacatCGAAACAATAGATTCAAACAGGTGCTTAAAAATGATACATTAATTCTATGGGTTATTAGTTCTGGCATGAACCTAAGAGGTTTTATTCTTCCTCAGCCTTATCCTTTATACTAGTAAaaaagtggtgtgccctccaatttgaaactgcatagtctgcctttaaataaaCCTCCATAATTGGCGGGTTGTGGGTTAAAATACTCACCTGAGTCAGGTATTCTAAGCCTGGTGGACAGCCTGGTATTCCCGGGCTGGGCACAGCATACATATTCATTTTGTCTCGGGGTGGAGGGCGACCTGTTCATGAATACAGGATATCATCGAGCTCTCAAACAGTTTTAACCTGAGATGCAGATGCAGCGCCATCTCCTGTTTATTTAAGTGAAACGCACAAACAAATGAGAGAGCTCCAAAATAAATCTAAACCCCGGCAGGTGGATCGTGGGCAGTAGTGTCTACCCATCAGTCCCACGGAGCTTCCCAGCCCACAGCCTACGACAGCCTTGAGCCCCCACCTCATCCTTTTGTGCGGAGTGGCCATGCTGGCTTGCCAACATGCGGAGCAGAGGGAGCCGTCTGCAGCCTGGGGCGAGCGGCTGCAGACGTGCACAACGCCATGTTCCCCCTGCTCTGATCTGGCAGCGTGATGCGCTTTAGTCgcaaaacaacactggaaatCCTCTTACTCCGCCACTGCACCGTTTTTTCACATATAGGCCTGCTCGGATGCCTCCCCCCGTCTCAATATGTAGGTCATTTCACTGCAATCACTTTATCATTTATATCAAACTCATATTTCGGGTTTCGTTTCCTCTGAGGCTAAAAGGCTACGCGCCAGGGTCTGTCATGGCTAAATTAGGAAAATGCTTCCCCTGCCAGGGAGAGGGGTGAGTTCTCACGACAAGCGACGAGTTACTGTCACCGGAAGAGAGAGATCAAGTTACATTAGAGGCTACAGAGGAGCTagacaacagacagacaacTGCACCGCACAGACAAATGACAAAGAGTTTCCTTACCAATATTTAATCCCACGGCTCAAACAAATAACAGGCCACTCCGGAACCAAGCGCTTTGGAATAAACCTATAATCTCATTGGTCCACGTCATTGTATTTCCCATGTTTACACACCAATGACAACACAGGAGTATAGAATAGGATGTAATAGAGTaacacactgagctgaggaCAAGAGTTTGACAgcattatattttgttattcacAACTGGTATTTAGATGCTTCAAGGCTCAgttgaggaagaaaaaacaacaaaacaaaacaaaatacacagatatcattttttattgtaatcTCCCCATTCACTCAAGCAAATCATAAACTTTCCATCTGCTGAGTGTTGGTGTACTAGCTCTGTACCTGCACTCTCATGTAATACAGTAAAGTATTATGATACTTTGAAATCTATGCTAATTAATAATTGAATCATTTTCCAACCTCTAGCTGAACACGATAAAACAGGTAAACTGTCAGCTTGTGATGCAGCTATGTGGAAAGGGCATCTTCAGagagagttttgcaaaaataaaacaccaccTACACATGTAGTCCAGATAGTTATTTTTAAACAGCAGAACATCAGAACATACACAAgctatgtgtgagagagatgcaATGGCAGCACAATATGAaggcaaatgcaaataaaatgtaatgttaGGAAGGTAAATTAGATGAGATATTGCTtcagtaaattcagattttGACAATTATGAACAATTTCCTATGCTGAGGAGTTTTGCAGtagaattaaaatattttccacacacaacacacacacaagtttggGTATGGGCAGTCTGTAAATACAGTGATACAGAAATTAGctgaaaagataaaataaaattgattagAAACAATGTTTTGAACCACAGATTCTCAGAAAGGATGAAGTCCTGGAAAACGTAATTTCccacatacataaaaaagaaacattattCCAGGaagtttgtgtgtattgtgaatatgtatgtgtatgtatgagagTTGGTGAGATTCCAGCTGCTAGATTTGAAACTAAGGTGAGGTGACGCAATGAATGTAACTTGGCCTGAGGCTCACCAGCATAAGAATTTCTCAGCTGCTTTGTACAGTAATTAGCAAGTactgagtgtgtttacatgcacacgcTGTTCTCAAAACTAGCTCACAAACCAATTAAGGTCGAAAATGCCATAAGTTGTTGAGATGCATGTTTGTTTCCTGAACAACACGTGTCCTTGAgtacataaaaatgaaatattttgaatattaccatggaaacagaaCTTACAGAGACCAACATACCCACCTAAACCAGGGAGGCATTCACAAGATAGCATTGTAAAGCCTCATCCCTGAAAATATCACTCTAACTTTGCTATCTctcagcttcatcatcatcagtatatGATGATATGTGGATTATTTATGGCACAAAGTATGACATTAACAtccacacataaaaaacactcaCTATGTCCAATGTGTTA
Coding sequences within it:
- the LOC115379016 gene encoding phospholipid scramblase 1, which produces MNMYAVPSPGIPGCPPGLEYLTQVDQLLIKQKVEIIEALVGFESNNKYEVRNVMGQNVYYAVEENDCLSRQCCGPLRSFTIRVLDNYGQEIITVTRPLKCMSCFFPCCLQELEVQAPPGNIVGYVLQQWHPFSPKFIVENEHREPVLKIHGPFCGWSCLPDVDFEILTMDETSKIGKISKQWTGLLREAFTDSDNFGIQFPMDLDVRMKAVMIGACFLIDFMFFESSNN